AGAATGATCGCCTCCTCGGCGTCACCCTCGAGGATGCGCCGGGTGACGCAGGCGTGGCTGAGCGGGTTGCCGTCGTACGCATCGCGCAGGTCGAGGTGGGCGTCGAGACAGACGAAGACGTCGGGGTCGACGGCCCGTACTCCCGCCGCCGTAATCGTGTGCTCGCCGCCCAGCGTGAGCGGGATCGCACCGTCCCAGACCACGTCGCGGAGGGTGCCCTCGAGGAACTCGAGGTACTCCGAAACGTCGTCCCAGGCCCGAACGTCGCCGTCGTCGCGGACGCCGAGATCGGTGAAGAACTGCTCCGTCCGGCGGTCGTAATCGTCGTAGGTCTCCGCAAACGTCCGAACGCGCCGGGGGCCGAAGCGCGTGCCCGGCTGAAAGGTCGTCGAGGCGTCCAGGGGCGCACCGACGACCACGAAGTTCGCGTCCTCGCACTCGGCGGTCGCCCCGGGAAACATCAGACGATCTTTCGCTGGTCGTCCATCTCGAGGTACTCGATGTTGTCGTCCGGGGAGACGTCCGCGTCCTCGGGGATACGCATCGTGATGGTCTCGTACGTCTCGAGGTCCATCACCTGCATGTCGTTGCCGTCGACGGAGACGACCTGGCCCTGTTTGCGATCGATGATCGGAACCCAGATCTTCGCGTCGACGGGCTGGCTGAGCGAGCGCTTCTTGCCGTCGAAGACGCCCTTGGCCTCGACGCGGGCCTTCGCGCTGCCGTGCTTGCCGGGCTTCGCCGTCGAGTAGGCGTTGATCTTGCAGGCGGCGTCGTCGATCATCACGTAGCTTCCTTCCTGGAGGTCGCGAACTTCTTGCTGCTGTTTCGCCATACGTCGTGGTACTCAATCGAGGGCCATAAACCGTTTGAAACCGCTCGAGTTCGGATTCCGGCGGGAGAGCGCCCGTCCGCCGGGTTCGCGGGAGTCGGCGGGCACAGTATATGTCGGTTCGAACCGACGACGATGGTATGGAGACCGCAGTGCTGCTCGCGGGAGGTCTCGGCGCCGCGCTCGCGTGTGCGTTCGTGCTCAGACGGGTCCGCCGACGGCGCGGTGGGGCGGCGCACGCCGGGTCCACCGCGGCCCTCGAACGACGGGCGAACGCCCGACTCCGGGCGGCGCTCTCGCCGGGCGTCGGCACGCACCTGGAAACCCGACCCACCGTCGAGGTCCCCGTCGTCGCCGACGAGGACGGTCGGTCGTGGTACGTGCCGGTCGTCAGCGTCGACCTCGAGACGACGGACGCGCCCGGCCCGGAGCTCGTCTTCGAGTTCGTCGCCCCGGTTCTCGAGGCGATCGCGCCGGTGTTCGCCGGCGAACGGGTCCACCACTACGACGTCCGGTTCACGTTCGGCCCCGACGGCCTCCTCGTCTCCCGGTCGTGTCGACGCGTCGCCGTCACGCCGGAGCTAGCCGCGCGACTCGGGGAGCCGTCGTACCGGGCGTTCGACCTCCGGCGGGACGTCGACCGGGGTGGCGACGGCGAGGGACGCCCGCCGGTGCTGTGGGGCGAGTGCGTCGCGCCCGAGCGGGCGGTTCGGAGCACGGAGTGATCAGTCCCCGAGCGGGGGCGAAGCGACCCCGACTTCACCGATCTCAGGAGAAGAGCCCGCCGAGCGAGAGCCAGGAGGACCGGCCGTCGACCTGCGCCAGTCGCCGGTGGCCGACGTAAGAGAAGACGGCGACCTCGTAGCTATCGGGATCGACGTCCTCGAACGCCGAGTTGTAGGCGTAGATCGCCGCGAACTCGAACTCCTGTTCGGTCTCGGCGGGCATCTCGATCGGCGCCGAGTAGCGCTCGTGGAGCCGGGTTCCGTCGGCGTCGTAGAGGACGACCTCGATGACGACGTCCTCGGAGTCGACCGTCCCGGTGTTGGCGACGGTGCCCCGAACCACGTACGCTTCCTCGCCGGAGACCGTCTCCTGGCTGAGTTCGTGGTCCGTGATCTCGAGTTCGGCTTCCGCCGGGAGGAGCGCCATCGTGATCGACTCGTCGCCCTCGAGGTCGACGTCGACGATCGAGTCCTGGTACACCTCCGAACTCGCCGTCACGGTGTAGCTACCGCTCTCGAGGCCGAACGTCGCCTGCCCGTCCGAATCCGTCTCTCGCGTCTCGCCCGCGACGTCGACGGTTCCCTCGAGCGGCACCTCCGACGTCGAGTCGACGATGGTAACCGTGAGCGTGTACGTTTCGCCGTCGTCCGCTCCCTCGTCGTCGCCGGCGTCGTCGGCCCCGTCGTCCGCTTCCTCGCCATCGCTGGTGTCGTCGGATTCGTCGTCCGACGCGGCGTCGTCGGATTCGTCGTCCGACGCGGCGTCGTCGCTGGCGTCGGGTTCGTCCCCGTCTCCGGTGCCCTCGTCGTCCCCGTTTCCGTCGTTCTCGGCTTCGTCGTCGCTGGCGTCGTCGCTGTCGTCGGTTTCCGCATCATCGGCGCCGTCGTCATTCGCCACGTCGTCGGCGTCATCCGCCACGTCGTCGCCCGGTTCGTCGTCGAACTCGCTCTCGTTGTCCGGCTCCGTTTCGTCGTCCGCGTCACCCTCACCCGACGTCGGTCCGCCGTCGAGACACCCGGCAACACCCAGTACGAGGCCGGTCCCGGCGGCGGATAACACGCGCCTTCGTTGCATACGCTCACCGTAGGAACCACCCGCTTATGGTAATTATTGGTATTTTTACATACTGTGAAAAAGTACAGTCGGCGAGCTGCGACCGGCGGTCTGTCCGTCTCTCCGGAGTCAGCCGAGCACGCGCCCGACCCGCTCGAGTCCCTCCTCGAGTTCCTCGGTGGGGAGCCCGAAGCCGATACGGAAGTAGTCGGGGTAGCCGAAGAGGTCGCCGGGCG
Above is a genomic segment from Natrononativus amylolyticus containing:
- a CDS encoding translation initiation factor IF-5A, coding for MAKQQQEVRDLQEGSYVMIDDAACKINAYSTAKPGKHGSAKARVEAKGVFDGKKRSLSQPVDAKIWVPIIDRKQGQVVSVDGNDMQVMDLETYETITMRIPEDADVSPDDNIEYLEMDDQRKIV
- a CDS encoding FxLYD domain-containing protein translates to MQRRRVLSAAGTGLVLGVAGCLDGGPTSGEGDADDETEPDNESEFDDEPGDDVADDADDVANDDGADDAETDDSDDASDDEAENDGNGDDEGTGDGDEPDASDDAASDDESDDAASDDESDDTSDGEEADDGADDAGDDEGADDGETYTLTVTIVDSTSEVPLEGTVDVAGETRETDSDGQATFGLESGSYTVTASSEVYQDSIVDVDLEGDESITMALLPAEAELEITDHELSQETVSGEEAYVVRGTVANTGTVDSEDVVIEVVLYDADGTRLHERYSAPIEMPAETEQEFEFAAIYAYNSAFEDVDPDSYEVAVFSYVGHRRLAQVDGRSSWLSLGGLFS
- the speB gene encoding agmatinase is translated as MFPGATAECEDANFVVVGAPLDASTTFQPGTRFGPRRVRTFAETYDDYDRRTEQFFTDLGVRDDGDVRAWDDVSEYLEFLEGTLRDVVWDGAIPLTLGGEHTITAAGVRAVDPDVFVCLDAHLDLRDAYDGNPLSHACVTRRILEGDAEEAIILGARTGSETEWERAAADDVTVVPPEAVADFAFDDRLEGREVYLSVDVDGADPAYAPGTGTMEPFGLEPREMRDVVREVAPHATGFDVVEVNDRDDGQAAALAGKLLREFVFSSAAASP